Part of the Tenacibaculum sp. SZ-18 genome, GTTCAGCAAAAGTATCTTACTGCCAATTCACAAGATGTTTTTATAGAGGAAGGAGATTTATTAGAGATACGTTTGGATTCTGAGGTTTATAATTATTCAGATTATCATTTGGGTAGATGGAAGTTATCAACTGACGAGGAAGTTTCCTCTTATTTGGATGTTTTTGCAAAAATGTATTTGAAATTGCAAAATGAAATTAACGTGAAAATGAGTGGTGTGTGTCAAGGCTTATTTTCTCCTATTGATATAATCAGGTTTAATTATCAGGGCTTACGTGATTATAATATAGAAAATCTTACGCTTGATTTAACAGGAAATCAAACCGAGTTGGTTCTAGTTGAAAAGAAAATAGGAGAAATTTCAGATTCGGTTGACTATGATTTTGAAATTCCTGATGGAGGTGGTGTTAATGATGTTAGCATTGTTATATCGACCAAGTTTTTATCTCCGACTTCCTTTGGTGCATATGTGTATTTTTTAGAAACAAGTTACACTATTACAGGTATTAATCAGGTAAATGCAATGTTGTTTTTAAGAAAACTTGAGAATTATGTTAGTTCTTCAAGTTTTAATTATGAAGGAACTGAAGAGGCTTTTCCTATTTCACATAGTAATGGTAGTACAATAAAGTCTTTCGGTGTTAATATTCAGCCTGAGGAGGAAGGGTGGTATGAAATTGAGTTGAAACAAGGGGAGTATTTTTCGAACAGACAATATGTTCATGTTGTTTCAACTAGTGAGGAAGAAGTTCAGTCTAAAATTGCAATTACAAAAGTTGATATTGGTGACCCTTTGAATGTTCAGGGGAAATATTTAGTTAGTTACGAGGATGGTTATGCGCCCGTTAATCTGCAACAAATCGTTCAGAAGTTTAATATTAGTACTCAAACATTAGAAGGGGCCAAGATTATAAAAAATTTGAGTTTGTCGGACTCTGAATTTAGTATTGAATTTCCTTCGTCAGGATCTTGGATAGTATTTGTTCAATCGAACGAAGAAAAGTCAAATGAATTAAGTTGGTTGTCAATACAAGTATAGATATGAATACGGAAAAGATAATTCATCGTTTTGTTTTCGAACAAAACTCAAACTATGTTGATCCTAATGAAGGAAGAGGGGTTTTTACTTTAGATAGTACTAGACATTTTTTAAGTGATGATACATGGTTTTTAAGTGAAGAAAAATAATTTTTAGGAAATGAAAAAATTTAATCTTGGTACAGGGGTAAATAATCAGTCAGGAGATGATGGGAAGACGGTTGGAAATAAATTGAATCAGAATTTTCTGGAAATTATTTTGGCTTGTTTTGGTCAGAACTTATGGGATGGTTCAGATGAAAGATTGATTGATATGTCATTGTTAAAAACAACAACTAAAAAATCTCTATTAGAGGCAATTAATGAGTTAAGTGAGAAAGGTGTTAAAAAGATTCTTTTAGGTGATTTAATTATGGGTGAATCAGTTGAGTATGACTTGCCAGAGAATTCTTTGTTAATGGCTATTGATTTTTCAGGTTCTGGTTATCTAAAAACAGGCAGTAATAGTGGTAAAGAAGATTATGGTAGTATTCAAGGAGAAGGGGTTTTGAATTTTGGATTTTTAAAAATACCAAAAATTTGGTTGGAAGCAGATTCTGATGGTTCAGTTGAAATAATAGTGTTTAAAAAGTAATTTATTATAAAATGTTTTAGGAAATGGAAGTTTTAGGTGTTAGTCAAGCTTGGTATGTCGAAAAAACGGATGCTAAAGGGCGGGCATATTTTGGAATGAAGGGAGATGAAATTGTGTTGTCAATACATCTTTCAGAGAAATCAAATGTTATAGTTAAAAGGGTTGAAGATGGGTGTGAGTCCGTTTATGTTTCCGCAGAGGAAGTTACAGAATTAAGTTTAGGTTATGTTAAAAGTAAATGTTTGTTTGTAGAGACGAATCCAGAAAGTGAAGTAAGGTTATTAATTTTAAAGTAAAAAGTATGAAAAAGTGTTTTTCAATTTTAATGTTAGTTTTTTCAGTATTATTCTCTTATTCTCAAAGAAATGATAAGATTACAACTGGAGACTTACAGATTAAGAATTTAAGAGTAGGAGCAGATAGTGATAGTTTAGTCGTTATAAATGATAAAGGGGATATTCGTTACCTTCCAAAGGTAAGTTTTGTAGATAAGGTAATTCAAGATTTGGGAGTAGTTGTCCGAAATATTTCGGGAGGAAATAATTTTATTGTTGATGATAGTGATCCTTCGGCCCCAAATATAATTGGAGTAGAAGGTGTGTATAGTGATGGTTTGGTTTCTGAAGGGGAGATTAAAGTATTTATTGGTGATCCTAACGGACAGGGCGGGGAAACGTATTTTAAGTTAAATGATGAGGAAGAGTATATTAAAATGAAGGCTACTGAATTTGAGTTTGACGGTCTTTTAACTTCTAATATGGCAAACCATGTTATTAATCTTAACGGCGATAATACTTTAACAACTGCTGGTTGGGTTAAGTCGTATTTTTCCAATATATATGAAGATGAGACTTCTTTTAATCCTGTTTTGGTTGATAGTGGTGGTGGCTATTCTTATAATGTATCAACAACTAATGGGGTGTATTATAGGGTAGGTAATATTGTTTATTTTACGATTTCTTTTGTTGGTATTGGAGGAAATGGTTCGCCATCTGGTGATCTAAGAATTAATAATATGCCTTATTTAAAGTCTGGTTCTTTAGAGAGTGTATCTATATTAAATATAAGAAATACTGGTTTGTCTCAAGAGAGTGAATTATTCGTTCCAAGAGTAACTGATAATTACATCTACTTTCAGAATAAAGAGGACGCTAGTTCTTTAGGAGCTCCAGCTTATTCAGGTAATGGAGTTTTAACAATTTCTGGTTATTATAGTGTTAATCAATTCAGTATAAATTAAATTCTGTTGAATATGGCTAGTTGGAGTTATACTGAGTTAGTTGATTCTGTTATAAGTAATATCAATGTAATGATAGTTCTGTTAGTTATTACTTCAGGATGGTTTGTGCATAAAGTTCCTATTGTCTTTGTGAAGAGTAAAACTTTGAAAATAATAGTTTTTAGCTTAATTGTTACTATACCTTATGCTATTAGTTTAAAGGTTGGTTTGGGAAAATATATTGCTAGTTACTGGATTGCTTTTGGTTTTCATACTACTATTTTAAAGTTCCTGGAGCGTTATATAAAGTCTAAAATGATTAATGAAAATGATGGATGATAAGACAATAGAGTTCTTTGAGCTTTTGTTAAAATTAATTGGTGTTTTGGCACCAATTTTTTTTGGTTATTATAAATATATAACCGACAGAAAAGATAGGAAGCAAAAAGAAGAGATTAAATTATTGAAAAATGACAATAAAGTAATTAAAGAGGGTGCTTATATGTTGTCAAATCTTATGAAACTAAACCTGTATGATGAACTTTCGAATATTAATAAGAAGATCTACAGTAGAACTAAGGCAATGAGATTTATCGTGTTTGTTGCTGTTAATGGGAAAACTTCACCGAATACTGTATATGCTGTTTTTGGTCATAGAAAAGATGATCCAGATGTTGACAAAAAATACAAAGGAGTAGAAGTAGATTCTGATTATGTTCTACGACTAAAAGAACTAGAAAATAAGGGTAGTTTGATAATAGAGACCTTATCTATGCCTAAGGGAATGTTGAAAGATATTTATTATGAGCAATTGATTACATATTCTTATTTGAAGTTTATAAAACGTTATTCGTTATCTGAAGAAGATGATGCTTTGGTTTATTGTAGTGTTGCAACAGATTTGGATGAGGGGTTTGTTTCAATGGAGACAACCGAGATAGATCTTTTGATCAGTAGTGAAATAAAACCATTAATAGATAAAATTATAACTGTTTAAAGTTATCTATTAGAAATTTCAACCATTTATATTAAATTGCAGATGTTAACAACGTGCCTTAAATCGTACACTATTTTAACAGTTTTTATTAGTGGGTTGTTTACTTTAAGTCAATAAAATAAGGGCTCAAAGTAAATGATTGGTTTAATCTTCGAACTCATAACCCGAAGGTCGCAGGTTCGAGTCCTGCTCCCGCTACTAAGTTGAACAAAACCCTTTTGAAAACAAGGGTTTTGTTAGTTTATAGCGGTATTAACGCCGCAAATTCGCCGCAAATTGATGTTTAACTTTTTACAACAGTTTTTTAAACCTGATGTAAAAAAAAAATGTCCACTAGTCAAAACCCAAAAACCGTAGTATCCTTAGTAGATTATGTACCTGCAGAATTGAGAGAAAACAAACGCTGGGAAATAATTTATTATGTCAAATGTCCTTTTGATAATAAGCTTAAGAGAAAAGCTAATAGGGTGCGTCCATTAAAAAGTATTACCGAACGAAGAAAGTTAGGCCGTAAGATGGTTTTAGAAATTAATAGAAAACTTGAAAGGGGATGGAACCCATTTTTAAATGAAAATGAAAGTAAGGGGTTTTATAAATTTACTGAAGCATCAAAACTATTTTTAGATAGAACTGAAAAAGAAGTAAGAAATAACGAAAAAAGAGAAGATACATTAAGGAGCTACAAATCATTTATTAAAAATATTATCAAATACCTCAAAGAGATAAAAGAAGAGGATATGTTTGTTATTAAGTTTAAAGGTGAGTTAGTGCGTGATTTCTTAGATGTTATTTATTATGATAGAGATAATTCAGCTAGAACTCGAAATAATTATTTAAACTTCATTAAAACATTTAGTGATTGGCTAATAGTGAAAAAATTTATTTCACATAATCCGACGAATCGAATAGAATTAATTCCAGAAAAAGTAAAAGAACGTGAAATAATACCTGATGGAGCTTTAAAGGAAATTTTCAAATACTTAGAAGACGAAAAGAGGAATTATTATATGCTTTGTTTACTATGTTACTATTGTCTAATTAGAAGAACTGAAATGACAAAACTTAAAGTAAGCGATATTATCTTAAAAAATGGCGTTATCTATGTTAATAGTAATATTTCCAAAAACAAAAAAAGCATGCCAGTTACAATACCTGATTTGGTAATTCCTTATTTAGTTGATCATATTAAAAATGCTGAACTTGGTGATTACTTATTCTCAGATAGTTTTTTACCTGGTAAAAATAAACTTGCTCCTAAAAAAATATCTGATGAATGGGCTAAAGTAAGATTGCATTTGAACTTGTCTAAAAAATATCAATGGTATAGTTTAAAAGATACAGGAATAACAAATTTATTAAAAGCTGGAGTTCCAACAATAGCAGTAAGAGATCAAGCAAGACATCATTCAATAATACAAACTGAGGAATATACCCCAAAGGAAATTTTAAAAGCAAATGTTGATATAAAAACTGTGAAAATTTAACTTCTAGAATAGTAAAGCTGAAAAAAATGTACTTTTTATACTCTTTTGTTGTTTTCGCTTTTTAATATGTTGTTATATAGTGTTTTATTTTGAGTATTTTCCTGAGTACTGTAATTTTTTACCCAGTAAATTCATACTCTGGGGGAAGGGGATTTTGTACTTAAAGCAATAAAATTCACTTTTGCTACAAAATCAAGCAATTAATGCTACAAATTATAACGAACTTTGCAATATGTATTCAAAGTATTTCTCCAACGTAGTTAAAAGTCAAGGTGTGCCACACTTAAACGCTGATCAGTTTGTTCGCTATCAGAACATAATAGCATTAGAATATTTTATTAATCTTATAAAAAAGATTGGAGTATCCCACTCATTATTTGGTCATGTTTCTAAAGCAGAAAAGAACCTGGAAAGACTTACTAAAAAACTATCTCCTGAGGAATTACTACAGGAGATTATTGAATTGTCTTATTAAAATAGTTGCTATTCAGACGTAATTAATTATACACTTCTTAAGTTAAATAGATTATCGTTGGTTTTTTACCTCAGTTCTTTGTTGTTTGTAGTAAATATAGCTAAAATCTTATAGTTTCTATTTTTATATTTACGTAGTCAGTCCAGGCGCTACATTCAGATTACTTTAAATTCACTTGTTTTTTCAAGATTATGAATTATATCAACCACAGACTGATATGGTTTGTTATCTGAAAAATGATTTTCTGCTCCGCTCTAAAACATTGATTTAAATTAAATTATCGTTTTAAAACTTGA contains:
- a CDS encoding tyrosine-type recombinase/integrase, with protein sequence MSTSQNPKTVVSLVDYVPAELRENKRWEIIYYVKCPFDNKLKRKANRVRPLKSITERRKLGRKMVLEINRKLERGWNPFLNENESKGFYKFTEASKLFLDRTEKEVRNNEKREDTLRSYKSFIKNIIKYLKEIKEEDMFVIKFKGELVRDFLDVIYYDRDNSARTRNNYLNFIKTFSDWLIVKKFISHNPTNRIELIPEKVKEREIIPDGALKEIFKYLEDEKRNYYMLCLLCYYCLIRRTEMTKLKVSDIILKNGVIYVNSNISKNKKSMPVTIPDLVIPYLVDHIKNAELGDYLFSDSFLPGKNKLAPKKISDEWAKVRLHLNLSKKYQWYSLKDTGITNLLKAGVPTIAVRDQARHHSIIQTEEYTPKEILKANVDIKTVKI